A region from the Natronogracilivirga saccharolytica genome encodes:
- a CDS encoding O-antigen ligase family protein produces the protein MSSLFDHIAVKDNRTEWLIAGGVVLVFAFFRLVTWSMGLPPLDLVALAGLIFVYGITRTVTQPVLLLILITTGSLLGNLILIVEDGLIPFSLFQIFYIFGLLVFVMRWFMTGFEPIRKTGFELEIALFFSLIFLSIIWTPDAEKAFLHALRVLVLSGLLFLFVNWIKKPQEIVWVIYSMIAVGAVIGAIAIIETINNPIAIVQDMYTEGTRLAGRARIGQVDPNIFGSLFFLPLAYLASQTFSGISYWKRVLSALFFLILFAAVLVTFSRSSWVSVLVMLIFLAVFYRQYNLFLFGAAAGIILVIAVPELQYLLQNIFNRFIDLFSGEVDTSNFIRIMLLDGSLRIFFDSWLLGVGWRGFPDAFLSYYNLQETLGVYEPHNVIYQVYSELGLIGLIIFTFIVYKIFAMAWHNIRLSKTLAHKNIAVALFAAFLAYAVFYQFIGFGFLDNQLWITTGLIIALNYYLRNQNDPDEATSSAQEKITAA, from the coding sequence GTGTCTTCCCTCTTTGACCATATTGCCGTAAAAGACAACCGCACAGAATGGCTGATTGCCGGCGGGGTAGTACTGGTCTTTGCCTTTTTCAGGCTGGTGACCTGGTCGATGGGGCTGCCCCCGCTTGACCTGGTTGCCCTTGCCGGTCTCATTTTCGTTTACGGGATTACCCGCACGGTAACGCAACCTGTACTGCTGCTGATTCTTATCACAACCGGCTCACTGCTGGGCAATCTGATCCTGATTGTCGAAGACGGACTGATCCCGTTTTCCCTTTTCCAGATCTTCTACATTTTCGGATTGCTGGTGTTCGTCATGCGTTGGTTCATGACCGGCTTTGAACCGATCCGCAAAACAGGATTTGAACTGGAGATCGCTCTGTTCTTCTCACTCATCTTTTTATCCATTATCTGGACCCCTGATGCCGAAAAGGCTTTTCTGCATGCCCTGCGGGTTCTGGTCCTCTCAGGGCTGCTTTTCCTGTTTGTCAACTGGATCAAAAAGCCGCAGGAAATTGTCTGGGTGATCTATTCGATGATTGCGGTAGGAGCTGTAATCGGTGCCATAGCTATCATCGAAACCATTAACAATCCGATTGCCATTGTGCAGGACATGTACACCGAGGGTACGCGGCTGGCCGGACGCGCCCGCATCGGACAGGTGGATCCCAACATTTTCGGCTCGCTCTTTTTTCTGCCGCTGGCCTACCTGGCGTCACAGACATTTTCCGGCATATCTTACTGGAAACGAGTATTAAGCGCTCTGTTCTTTCTGATTTTATTTGCCGCTGTTCTGGTCACCTTTTCAAGAAGCTCCTGGGTTTCGGTTCTGGTTATGCTGATTTTCCTTGCCGTCTTTTACCGGCAGTATAACCTTTTTCTTTTCGGTGCCGCGGCGGGTATCATACTGGTAATTGCCGTTCCGGAACTGCAGTATCTGCTGCAAAATATTTTTAACCGCTTTATAGACCTTTTTTCGGGCGAAGTTGACACCTCCAACTTTATCCGTATCATGCTGCTGGACGGCTCCCTCCGTATCTTTTTTGACAGCTGGCTGCTGGGCGTAGGCTGGCGCGGGTTTCCCGATGCATTTCTCTCCTATTACAACCTGCAGGAAACACTCGGAGTGTATGAGCCCCACAACGTTATATATCAGGTATATTCCGAACTCGGATTGATCGGGCTGATTATCTTCACCTTTATCGTTTACAAGATATTCGCCATGGCATGGCACAATATCCGGTTGAGCAAAACTCTCGCACACAAAAACATCGCAGTCGCTCTTTTTGCGGCTTTTCTTGCCTATGCCGTTTTTTATCAGTTTATCGGGTTTGGCTTTCTTGACAATCAGTTATGGATCACCACCGGACTCATTATCGCTCTGAATTACTACCTCAGAAACCAAAATGATCCGGATGAAGCAACATCATCAGCGCAGGAAAAAATAACAGCTGCCTGA
- a CDS encoding GumC family protein has product MSKEAKKDEIQLLDALIVLAKDKWLVFKIVFSVTLIALIISLIWPQTYKSSATVLPPDQQQTFSGIAGMLGGMVPMNLGTEPQVNPEAMLTILNSRSMRVALIDEFDLYEVYESDIIEELLLKLEQNVSIEESREGGFGFNPITSIRISITDREPELAQAMTRFMVERLEETVNELNRMNAFEQYDILAERYERNVRELEEAELALKEFQETYGLIEVEKQAEAIIDNLADIKSQMIETEIAMNVMRESVSENNPELRNLRRTYRELDKKYNELVQKSDQEARTADVVHPILDMPELALQYYRLYREVTVQNTIYETIYPQYDFQLTIAEADKRGVQVLDEAHLPTYKDAPKRAFIVLGGMVFSIFVSFMLVFYRHTMAVGRETNSARYQQIRELQENLRFSFRRKKNNNEDR; this is encoded by the coding sequence ATGAGCAAAGAAGCAAAAAAAGACGAAATTCAATTGCTGGATGCCCTGATTGTTCTGGCAAAGGACAAATGGCTGGTTTTCAAGATCGTTTTTTCGGTCACCCTGATCGCCCTGATCATCAGTCTGATCTGGCCCCAAACCTACAAATCGAGTGCCACGGTACTGCCGCCGGACCAGCAGCAGACCTTTTCCGGCATTGCCGGAATGCTGGGCGGAATGGTGCCGATGAACCTGGGCACCGAACCGCAGGTGAATCCGGAGGCCATGCTGACCATCCTCAACAGCCGGTCCATGCGGGTGGCACTGATCGATGAATTTGATCTCTATGAGGTGTACGAAAGCGATATTATTGAAGAGTTGCTGCTGAAGCTGGAACAGAATGTTTCCATAGAGGAAAGCCGTGAAGGCGGATTCGGTTTCAATCCCATAACATCCATTCGTATTTCCATCACAGACCGGGAGCCGGAACTTGCCCAGGCGATGACACGATTCATGGTAGAACGGCTGGAGGAGACGGTCAATGAACTCAACCGGATGAATGCGTTCGAACAATACGATATCCTGGCCGAACGCTACGAACGAAATGTGCGCGAACTTGAAGAGGCCGAACTTGCCCTGAAGGAGTTTCAGGAGACGTACGGACTGATTGAAGTGGAAAAGCAGGCTGAGGCGATCATCGACAATCTGGCTGACATCAAATCACAAATGATTGAAACTGAAATCGCCATGAATGTGATGAGGGAGAGTGTCAGTGAGAACAATCCCGAACTGCGCAACCTCAGACGCACCTATCGCGAGCTGGACAAGAAGTACAACGAGCTTGTACAGAAAAGCGACCAGGAAGCCCGGACTGCGGATGTGGTTCATCCCATTCTGGATATGCCCGAACTTGCCCTGCAGTACTATCGCCTTTACAGAGAGGTTACGGTCCAGAACACCATCTATGAAACCATTTATCCGCAGTATGACTTTCAGCTGACCATTGCCGAGGCCGACAAGCGCGGTGTTCAGGTTCTTGATGAAGCCCATCTGCCGACGTACAAAGATGCACCGAAACGGGCGTTTATTGTGCTGGGCGGAATGGTATTCAGCATTTTTGTTTCTTTCATGCTTGTGTTCTACCGCCACACCATGGCCGTCGGACGCGAAACCAATTCGGCGCGCTATCAGCAGATCCGGGAGCTGCAGGAGAACCTGCGATTTTCCTTCCGAAGAAAGAAGAACAATAATGAAGACCGGTAA